From Lycium ferocissimum isolate CSIRO_LF1 chromosome 12, AGI_CSIRO_Lferr_CH_V1, whole genome shotgun sequence, one genomic window encodes:
- the LOC132040828 gene encoding uncharacterized protein LOC132040828, whose product MSVRIPKIMSHLNGIIHDSDIVCIDKLRKDRNSFHTLVLLTKEIGGLTDSKNMSSSEKLAMFLNILAHHEKNRSIKVDYVRSVWSVSQAFNECLRAILKLAPLLLVNPKPVLEDETKDRWRWFKGCLGALDGTYIPIRVRSEQEPRYKTRKGEIATNILGVCDRNLNFTYVLPGWEGSAADGRVL is encoded by the exons ATGAGTGTTCGAATTCCTAAAATTATGTCTCATTTAAATGGTATCATACATGACAGTGACATTGTATGTATTGATAAGTTAAGAAAGGATAGAAATTCCTTTCACACTTTAGTTCTCTTAACCAAGGAAATTGGAGGTTTGACCGATAGCAAAAACATGTCAAGTAGTGAGAAGTTAGCAATGTTTTTAAATATCTTGGCTCATCATGAGAAGAATAGATCCATTAAGGTCGATTATGTTAGATCGGTTTGGAGCGTAAGTCAAGCTTTTAACGAATGCTTGAGAGCTATTCTCAAACTAGCGCCTTTGTTACTTGTTAATCCCAAACCGGTGCTTGAAGATGAGACTAAAGATCGATGGAGATGGTTTAAG GGATGTTTAGGCGCATTAGATGGTACTTACATTCCAATTAGAGTTCGATCTGAGCAAGAACCAAGATACAAGACAAGAAAGGGAGAAATAGCAACTAACATACTGGGAGTTTGTGATAGAAATCTCAATTTTACTTATGTATTACCTGGTTGGGAAGGATCAGCTGCCGATGGTCGTGTATTATGA
- the LOC132039405 gene encoding probable serine/threonine-protein kinase PBL4, with protein MGFFYPCKPYYVDHPSRFCNELEMLTGEKPHPSLIKIRGFCFKHILALVYDEKPTSKFLSDELHSGEHFGWNGRLRVATQLASLFHWLHEREFLFGCVDSSTIMIDEDFNIKVFDFGFLTHISEEIIDGIEAYYPLCWDDAPEIASGIRDFKSDLYNFGLLLVELTFQRGNVSRTRNGKELIGGRIRSILVKSLLQVDDEQASCITELLRACLEQDEKARPAMKDVFATLSTLGQGSNSD; from the exons ATGGGTTTCTTTTACCCGTGTAAGCCGTACTATGTTGACCATCCGTCTAGATTCTGTAATGAGCTTGAAATGCTGACAGGTGAAAAGCCACATCCAAGTTTGATCAAGATACGGGGTTTCTGTTTTAAACATATACTTGCACTTGTGTATGATGAAAAGCCAACTAGTAAATTTTTGTCGGATGAGCTTCATTCTG GTGAACACTTTGGATGGAATGGGAGATTAAGGGTGGCAACTCAACTTGCAAGCCTCTTCCACTGGTTGCATGAGAGGGAATTTTTATTTGGTTGCGTTGATTCTTCCACCATTATGATTGACGAG GACTTCAACATAAAAGTGTTTGACTTTGGTTTCCTCACTCATATAAGTGAGGAAATAATTGACGGAATTGAAGCTTATTATCCTCTTTGCTGGGACGATGCTCCTGAAATTGCTAGTG GTATTCGCGATTTTAAAAGTGATTTGTACAATTTTGGTCTCCTTCTTGTGGAGTTGACTTTCCAAAGAGGGAATGTATCCAGGACACGCAATGGCAAGGAGCTCATAGGTGGTCGTATAAGATCGATCCTGGTTAAATCACTCCTGCAAGTTGATGATGAGCAAGCTAGTTGCATCACGGAATTACTAAGAGCATGTCTGGAACAGGATGAAAAAGCACGCCCAGCTATGAAGGATGTCTTTGCCACCTTGTCTACTTTGGGACAGGGGAGCAACTCGGactaa